DNA sequence from the Arthrobacter sp. V1I9 genome:
ACGGGTACGAACTGTCCGGCCCGCACCTTCTCCCGGATCCGGCCGAAGAGTTCAGGGTAGTACTCCTTGATCCAGGCCAGCTGCTGGGCGGAGGAGCAGGAAAAAACGAAGTTCGGGTATTCATCCATCAGCGCCACCACGTTCGAGAACGTCCTGGCGCACTTGCGGATGGTTTCCCTGACCGGCCAAAGCCAGGCCGAGTCGATGTGGGCATGGCCGGTGGCAACCAGCTGGTGCGCCGAAGCGTACGCCGGCCGTGCCAGCACTTCGGCGAGGACGGCGCGGCCGGCTGTTGCGGTTCCGGCGACGTCGTCGGGATCCATCACGTCCATCATGCGCTCAAGTGCCCGGAGGATCTCATGCCGCCGCGGCAGCTCCAAAGGCAGCTCCGCCATCAGGCCGGACAGGGTCCAGATGTCCTGCTGGAGTTCCCAGACCGTCTGGTTCAACTCTGCGATGGCTATGTTTCCCAGCCTGTACTGGGGCGCTGTTCCGGCCGTCGACTTGTCGCCGTACGGGGTGGGCGCGAACGTCCAGCCCTGGGCGACATCAGGGTTGGCGGCAGCCTCCACATAGAAGTCCACTGCCATGCCGCCTCCCAGCAGCTTCAGCGGAATGTACTGGTTCCGGGGCGACACGGCCTTGATGATGGTGCCGTCGGCGCGCCACGCAATGCCCTCACACTGGAAACCGGGCACTTCGATGGTGAAGCCGAGGTCAACCACGACTTCGACGGTGGTATCCGGCTCCGTGCCCCAGGACTCGGGAACTTCGCCTTGGAGGCGGAGCCACTTGGTACCCCACGGCTTTCCCCAGGGAGCGCAGTGTTCCTGCGGCTGGAAGTTCTGCCGCATAGCCTCGAGTGCCGGGACCGGTTCGTCCGGCACGTCCCAGCTGCTCAGGGTGAGGGGGAGGCTCCGGCTGTACACGGCTGGGGTGATGCGTTCGCGGACGAATCTTTCGAGGCGGACTTCCGTGATCCGGCGATCGTCATGCAATGTTGGCCCTCTTCAGCGCTGGGAATATGGACCATCGTGTCCATTCGGTGGATAAAACTACCCGCTGGTAGCTTACTCGCCAATGCCTGCGGATAACATCCCCAATAAAGCGTTTTCCTGAAAAGGTGACCTGCCGCGGATACGGAAGGCAGTACGGGGCGGGGTCAGGGACGCGGCGGGTCAGGGACGTGCGCTGGCAGGGACCTGGGCCACGGGCCTGACAATCCGGTGGTCGCCGGCATAGATATTGAGGCTGGTTCCCCGGCTGAAACCGGCCAGCGTCAGGCCGCTGGCTTCCGCAAGTTCCACAGCGAGGCTTGACGGGGCGCTGACGGCAGCGAGCACGGGAATTCCCGCCAGCGCCGCTTTCTGCACCAGTTCAAAGGACGCCCGCCCTGAGACCTGGAGGACGGTGCCGCGGAGCGGGAGCAGTCCTTCACGCAGCGCCCAGCCCACTACCTTGTCCACGGCGTTGTGGCGCCCTACGTCCTCGCGGAGGCACAAAAGCTCCACGCCGCCGTCGTCCTTGATCTTGAACAGGCCGGCAGCGTGCACTCCCCCGGTGTCCTCAAAGAGCCGTTGCGATTTGCGCAGGAGCCCCGGCAGCGAGGCCAGGACCTCGGCGTCGATATTGAGAGGATCGTCCGCCAGGCTGTAGCGCGAGGACTTCCGCACGGACTCCACTGAATCAGTACCGCAGATGCCGCAGGAGCTGGACGTGTAGATGTGGCGGCCGATGGACGGGACTGTCACGTCAGGCCGCAGCTGGACTTCCACCACGTTGAAGGTCTGGACGCCATTTTCATCTTCGCCTGCGCAGAAACGCAGTGACACGAGCTGCTCGGAGCTCCAGATGATGCCCTCGGACACCAGGAAGCCGGCCACCAGGTCAAAGTCGTCACCGGGGGTCCGCATGGTGACAGAGAAGGAGAGCTGGCCCAGCCGGATCTCCAACGGCTCCTCGACGGCGAGGACATCCTCACGGTGCCGCACCGGAAACTCGAGGGCCTTCGGCGAACCGTCGAGGACATACTTGTGCACCTTCCGGCGCTGGGTCACGCGGCCCATTCCCACACCTGCCTATTCATTAGTCCATCATCAGCCAAGAAGCGCGCTCCAGTCCACGGGGCCGCTGGCGGCCGCCTTGGGAGCCGTCCTGCCCGGCCGCGCGGCGCTCCTCGGCTTTGCTTTGCCGGCAGATTCAGCAGCGGACGGGATGGGTGGCCCCCAGGGCAAGGCAACGGCCGGCACCAGCTCGCCGAGCTGGACGCCGTGCGGCGGCACCACCATAACACCGTCGGCCGACGCCAGCCCGCGCATCATGCCCGGGCCGGTGTGCCGGGCCGGAGATGCCATGCCGTAGAGGAGCCGGAACGGCATCAGTCGCGTGCGCCCGGGGTCTGGTTCGATCATGCTTCCGCAGGACACTTCCTGGACCTCAGGCAGGCTGCCGTGGCCCAACGCGGAAAGCAGCGGTGCGCCTACGGTGACCAGCGCCATCATCGCGGCGAGCGGATTTCCTGGCAGGCCGAGTACAAAACGGCCGTCCGGCAGTTCCGCCAGGACAGCCGGGTGCCCGGGTCGCATGGCGATCCCGTCGATGACGAGCCGCCCGCCCAGTTCTGCCACTGCCCGGCGGAGATGATCCGTACCTGAGCGACCCGTCCCGCCCGTGGTGATGACGACGTCGGCTGGCAGGTCCGGAGCCCCGGGCGCCTCAGGCACAACGTCTTCCAGGCCGGTCAGCCACTCGTCATAGGAGTCCCCGATCCTCTGCTGTTCCCCTGCTATTCCTCCCAGCATGTCCACGACTGCCGGCAGTTGTGGACCGAAAGTGTCCCGCACCTTACCGGGGACGGGCACGCCCTGGTTGATAACTTCGGCGCCGGTGAGCAGCAGCCGGACCAGGGGTTTGCCCTGGACCTGCAGCTCGTCGTAGCCGGCCAGGGCAGCCAATGCGAGATGGGCAGGATTGAGCTTCGCTCCTGCCTTGACCAGCACGTCACCTGCCAGGGCTTCCTCCCCGGCTTTGCGGATGTGCTGGCCGTTGCGCGGCTCGCCGGGCCGGGCGCTCCCTCCGGTAACCAGGACAGGCAAGCCGTCCTCGTCCTTGTCCAGCACAGCGCTCTCGCTGCGCAGCACCGCTTTTCCGCCCGGCGGAATCAGCCCGCCGGTAACGATGGGGCTCGCCTGGTGCGGCGCCAGCCTGTTCCCGGGTTCCGCCAGGATCCATGGCCCGGTCCCGTTGACCGCCCAGCCGTCCATGGCAGAGGAGGCGTAGTGGGGTATGTCCTGCAGTGCCACGATGTCCTGGTCCAGCCTGCGCCCGAGCGCCAGATGCAGGGGAACAGGACCGGCAGGAATTGGCGTGGCCGCCTCGAAAGCGGCCAGCCGGGCCTCCTCCCAGGTGTGGGCCAGGTGCCGCGGCGCCTCCGGCAGGTCGGTTGAACTCCGTTCTTCCCCGGGCTCCTCGGTCATTCGCCGGGAGTCCCGGCGGCTTCAGCATCGTAGTCGGCAGCCAGGGAACGTGCCACGGCCAGGGCGCCTTCCATCGAAGCGGCATCTGTGCTGCGTCCGGCCGCTGAGGCAAGGCCTGCGGCGTACCCGGCGATGAAAGTTGTCAGTGGCGCCGCCGGCCGTACAACGGAGTGGGCCGCTACACCGGCGAGGGCGAGGATGGCATTGACGTCCACCTGGACGTCCTCAAGCTCATAGGCCTGGAGCAGGGACCTGCACCATTCTTCCAGCGTCTCATCCTGGCTTTTCACGAACTGCCTCCCAATTCAACTGCTGCCGCGCCGGTCCTGGAACTCGTCCCGGATCCCGGCGTCAACTCCTAGTGCGGCGGCATCATCCCAGGTATCCACATCATCCGTGGAACCGGTGGGGACGGTGACAAGCTGCAGGTCCAGACTAGCAAGGAGTGCACGCATGGAGCCGTTGATTAAGGTGTCCTGCGACGCCAGTTCCTCGGCCGCCCTTTTTAACTTGTCTGTGCGGTAAAACCCGGCCAGCCGTTGGGGCCTGCGGTCTTCGCCGCAGGCCATGAGTCCGTCAACTTGGAACTCCCGCGATTCCAGTGCCTCCGTCAGCACCTCCACGGCAGCCGAGATCCGGGGCATGTCACAGGCCAGTACCAGGGTGTACGCACTTTCGTTTCCGGCCTGGGCCAGAACCGCCAGGCCAGCAGCCACAGCCGCGGCGGGTCCTGCAAATTCCGGCTGCTCACGGCAGGAGAGCACACCTGCCGGGAGAGCGCTGGCGTCCGGACCCACCACTACTGTGCGGAACGCCCCGGAGGCCGCGGCAAGCGACTGCTGCAGGAGGGTGGCGCCTTCAAAGACCAGCCCTTGCTTGGGCACCCCGCCCAGCCTGGATGACCGGCCGCCGGCCAGGATCACGGCGTCGAAGTCCAACCGGTTTTGCTCCACTCCCCCAGCCTAGTCCGGGGACGGCGAAGGCGACCTACCCCGATCAGGCAGCGCGCTCAGGCAGCAGGAACGGATCCCAAGCGGGCGTGGGCTTCTCGAGTTCCTTGATCTGCCAGATGGTGCCATGCGGAGGCTCAGGGACAAACCGCAGTTTCCAGCCCATTTCTGCCGGTGTGTGGTCACCTTTGACGTTGTTGCACCGCAGGCAGGCGGCCACCAGGTTCTCCCAGGACTCCGCGCCCCCGCGCGACTTGGGGTGGACATGGTCGATGGTGTGGGCAGCTTTTCCACAGTAGGCGCACTTGTGCCCGTCCCGTCTCAGCACCCCGCGCCGGCTCACAGCAGTGGACTGATTATATCTGGGGCGGATGTAGCGGTTCAGGAGAATCACGGACGGGCGGCC
Encoded proteins:
- the fdhD gene encoding formate dehydrogenase accessory sulfurtransferase FdhD, translating into MGRVTQRRKVHKYVLDGSPKALEFPVRHREDVLAVEEPLEIRLGQLSFSVTMRTPGDDFDLVAGFLVSEGIIWSSEQLVSLRFCAGEDENGVQTFNVVEVQLRPDVTVPSIGRHIYTSSSCGICGTDSVESVRKSSRYSLADDPLNIDAEVLASLPGLLRKSQRLFEDTGGVHAAGLFKIKDDGGVELLCLREDVGRHNAVDKVVGWALREGLLPLRGTVLQVSGRASFELVQKAALAGIPVLAAVSAPSSLAVELAEASGLTLAGFSRGTSLNIYAGDHRIVRPVAQVPASARP
- a CDS encoding molybdopterin molybdotransferase MoeA — translated: MTEEPGEERSSTDLPEAPRHLAHTWEEARLAAFEAATPIPAGPVPLHLALGRRLDQDIVALQDIPHYASSAMDGWAVNGTGPWILAEPGNRLAPHQASPIVTGGLIPPGGKAVLRSESAVLDKDEDGLPVLVTGGSARPGEPRNGQHIRKAGEEALAGDVLVKAGAKLNPAHLALAALAGYDELQVQGKPLVRLLLTGAEVINQGVPVPGKVRDTFGPQLPAVVDMLGGIAGEQQRIGDSYDEWLTGLEDVVPEAPGAPDLPADVVITTGGTGRSGTDHLRRAVAELGGRLVIDGIAMRPGHPAVLAELPDGRFVLGLPGNPLAAMMALVTVGAPLLSALGHGSLPEVQEVSCGSMIEPDPGRTRLMPFRLLYGMASPARHTGPGMMRGLASADGVMVVPPHGVQLGELVPAVALPWGPPIPSAAESAGKAKPRSAARPGRTAPKAAASGPVDWSALLG
- a CDS encoding DUF6457 domain-containing protein, coding for MKSQDETLEEWCRSLLQAYELEDVQVDVNAILALAGVAAHSVVRPAAPLTTFIAGYAAGLASAAGRSTDAASMEGALAVARSLAADYDAEAAGTPGE
- a CDS encoding molybdenum cofactor guanylyltransferase, which encodes MEQNRLDFDAVILAGGRSSRLGGVPKQGLVFEGATLLQQSLAAASGAFRTVVVGPDASALPAGVLSCREQPEFAGPAAAVAAGLAVLAQAGNESAYTLVLACDMPRISAAVEVLTEALESREFQVDGLMACGEDRRPQRLAGFYRTDKLKRAAEELASQDTLINGSMRALLASLDLQLVTVPTGSTDDVDTWDDAAALGVDAGIRDEFQDRRGSS
- a CDS encoding HNH endonuclease, which gives rise to MRTLVLNAGYEPLAVITFRRALVLVLTGKASVVAEGDDPVVGPQEILGRPSVILLNRYIRPRYNQSTAVSRRGVLRRDGHKCAYCGKAAHTIDHVHPKSRGGAESWENLVAACLRCNNVKGDHTPAEMGWKLRFVPEPPHGTIWQIKELEKPTPAWDPFLLPERAA